In one Prochlorococcus marinus XMU1404 genomic region, the following are encoded:
- a CDS encoding LL-diaminopimelate aminotransferase, whose amino-acid sequence MVQVNENYLKLKAGYLFPEIAKRVKIYSQSNKSAEIIKLGIGDVTEPLPRACIEAMGKALDDMGTINGFRGYGPEQGYSWLREKISEHDFISRGCQILPEEIFVSDGSKCDSSNILDILGKDNSIAVTDPVYPVYVDSNVMTGRTGEAFEDGTYQGLTYLAINEGNNFLPKLPEKKVDILYLCFPNNPTGATITKEELKKWVDYALQNKSLILFDAAYEAFIQDNDIPHSIYEIEGAKDCAIEFRSFSKNAGFTGVRCAFTVIPKDLKGLSSTNEEIELWPLWNRRQSTKFNGVSYVVQKGAEAVYSPEGKKQVKGLIDFYMENAKIMKNKLQNSGYKVYGGDNAPYIWIKVPDQMTSWDFFDFLLQKVSVVGTPGSGFGLAGEGYFRLSAFNSRSNVLDAMERIINI is encoded by the coding sequence GTGGTTCAAGTAAACGAAAATTATTTAAAACTCAAAGCAGGCTATTTATTCCCTGAAATTGCTAAAAGGGTAAAGATATATTCTCAATCAAATAAGAGTGCTGAAATTATTAAGCTTGGAATAGGAGATGTTACAGAACCATTACCAAGAGCATGCATAGAAGCTATGGGTAAAGCTTTAGATGACATGGGAACAATAAACGGTTTCAGAGGTTATGGACCAGAACAAGGTTATTCTTGGCTGAGAGAAAAAATATCTGAGCATGATTTTATTTCTCGTGGCTGTCAAATTTTACCTGAAGAAATATTTGTTTCTGATGGTTCGAAATGCGATAGTAGCAATATTTTAGATATCCTTGGCAAGGATAATTCAATTGCTGTAACAGATCCTGTTTATCCTGTTTATGTAGATAGTAACGTCATGACAGGCAGAACTGGAGAAGCTTTCGAAGATGGTACTTATCAAGGGTTAACATATCTAGCAATAAATGAGGGGAACAACTTTTTGCCAAAACTACCTGAAAAAAAAGTTGATATTTTATATCTTTGCTTTCCAAATAATCCGACTGGAGCAACTATCACAAAAGAAGAATTGAAAAAGTGGGTTGACTATGCCCTTCAAAACAAATCTCTGATACTTTTTGATGCAGCTTATGAAGCATTTATACAAGATAATGATATTCCACATTCAATATATGAGATTGAGGGGGCAAAGGATTGTGCTATTGAATTTAGATCTTTTTCAAAGAATGCAGGATTCACTGGAGTCAGATGTGCTTTTACAGTAATACCTAAGGATCTCAAAGGTTTGAGTTCAACAAATGAGGAAATAGAATTATGGCCTCTATGGAATAGGCGACAATCTACAAAATTCAATGGCGTAAGTTATGTAGTTCAGAAAGGTGCAGAGGCTGTTTATTCTCCTGAAGGGAAAAAACAGGTGAAAGGTTTAATTGATTTTTATATGGAAAATGCAAAAATCATGAAAAATAAACTTCAGAATTCAGGATATAAAGTTTACGGTGGGGACAATGCTCCTTATATCTGGATTAAAGTTCCAGATCAAATGACATCTTGGGACTTTTTTGATTTCCTTCTCCAAAAAGTTA
- a CDS encoding Rne/Rng family ribonuclease: MSQQIVIAEQARIAALLTDDRVDELIVAQGQYQIGDIFLGSVENVLPGIDAAFINIGESDKNGFIHVSDLGPLRLKKGNLGITELLEPKQKVLVQVIKEPTGSKGPRLSGSISIPGKYLILQPHGQGVNISRKINTETERNRLKALGVLIKPPSTGLLFRTEAEKIKEELLIEDLENLIQQWEEILKVSESSNPPKLIKRDDDFSLKILRDHVKLSTKSIIIDSEFSVKRAKDFLIKCESNVDIEFHDNDLNQHILEKYEIKKTIQKALETRVELPSGGYIIIEPTEALTVIDVNSGSFTRSANSRQTVLWTNCEAAVEISRQMKLRNIGGVIVVDFIDMESRRDQFQLLEHFTSAIKDDSARPQIAQLTELGLVELTRKRQGQNIYELFGKKCSACNGTGHIENLLNFEVSNQKIKNFEEKTKQSNIIKTLDIETSQSNDKYEKTIEKGLLNSKNLSKDDSSNKRENENDDSSTLNSKEKKIITVDLTDDEKIVFSQLGINPLIKLGKEYLNSNNFVNLKDSSNERERTSNNKKTTSKKVKKISKSKDSEDIEIHFEANPNSKDSSTTKTNKNKEIILSEKKNEIELTDEINNARKKRRRSSAIIE; encoded by the coding sequence ATGTCTCAACAAATTGTCATCGCCGAGCAGGCTCGAATTGCAGCACTCCTCACAGATGATCGAGTTGATGAATTAATAGTCGCGCAAGGTCAATATCAAATTGGCGATATTTTTTTAGGTTCAGTTGAAAATGTTCTTCCAGGCATTGATGCCGCTTTCATAAACATTGGAGAAAGTGATAAGAATGGGTTCATCCATGTATCAGATCTTGGCCCATTAAGGCTCAAAAAAGGAAACTTAGGAATAACTGAATTACTAGAACCAAAACAAAAAGTTCTAGTACAAGTAATAAAAGAACCTACAGGATCTAAAGGTCCTAGACTTTCAGGAAGTATTTCAATACCCGGGAAATATTTGATATTACAGCCACATGGTCAAGGAGTGAATATTTCCAGAAAAATAAATACAGAAACTGAAAGAAATCGTTTAAAGGCTCTTGGGGTATTAATAAAACCACCAAGCACAGGTTTACTATTTAGAACAGAAGCAGAAAAGATAAAAGAGGAACTACTCATTGAAGATTTAGAAAATTTAATTCAACAATGGGAAGAGATTTTAAAAGTTTCAGAGTCCTCTAATCCACCAAAATTAATAAAAAGAGATGATGATTTCTCTCTTAAGATTTTGAGGGATCATGTTAAGTTATCAACTAAAAGTATAATTATCGATAGTGAATTTTCAGTTAAAAGAGCAAAAGATTTTTTAATTAAATGTGAATCTAATGTGGATATTGAATTTCACGATAACGATTTAAACCAACATATTCTAGAAAAGTACGAAATAAAAAAAACTATTCAGAAAGCTCTTGAAACTAGAGTGGAACTTCCTTCAGGCGGATATATAATAATTGAGCCAACTGAAGCTCTTACAGTAATTGATGTTAATTCTGGATCATTTACAAGATCTGCCAACTCCCGACAAACAGTTTTGTGGACTAATTGCGAAGCAGCAGTAGAGATCTCAAGACAAATGAAATTAAGAAATATTGGTGGAGTTATAGTAGTAGACTTTATTGATATGGAATCTAGAAGAGATCAATTCCAATTACTTGAGCATTTTACTTCAGCAATAAAAGATGATTCAGCTAGGCCTCAGATAGCTCAGCTGACTGAATTAGGTTTAGTTGAGTTAACAAGAAAAAGACAAGGCCAAAATATATATGAATTATTCGGAAAAAAATGTTCTGCATGCAATGGCACAGGCCATATAGAGAATCTATTGAATTTTGAAGTTTCTAATCAAAAAATTAAAAACTTTGAAGAAAAAACTAAACAATCAAACATTATAAAAACCCTAGATATAGAAACTTCCCAATCAAATGATAAATATGAAAAAACAATTGAGAAGGGATTACTTAATTCTAAGAACCTTAGTAAGGATGATTCTTCTAATAAAAGAGAAAATGAAAATGATGATTCAAGTACATTAAATTCAAAAGAAAAAAAAATAATAACAGTTGATCTTACTGATGATGAAAAAATTGTTTTCAGTCAATTAGGTATAAATCCACTAATAAAGTTAGGGAAAGAATATCTCAATAGCAATAATTTTGTAAATTTAAAGGACAGTAGTAATGAAAGAGAAAGAACTTCGAATAACAAAAAAACAACATCAAAAAAAGTAAAAAAAATCTCAAAATCTAAAGACTCAGAAGATATTGAAATTCATTTTGAAGCAAATCCTAATTCAAAAGATTCATCAACAACAAAAACTAATAAGAATAAAGAAATTATATTATCAGAAAAGAAGAACGAAATTGAACTTACAGATGAGATTAACAATGCAAGAAAAAAAAGAAGAAGATCCTCTGCAATTATTGAATAA
- a CDS encoding ribonuclease HII, with translation MQEKKEEDPLQLLNKVSETGIDEVGKGAVFGPVFSAVVVLTKKNKSILKKLGVIDSKKLTQKKRQSLLPKILLLSSDYGIGQSSAREIDHLGIRAATELSMIRALKKLKKKPAEIIIDGPLLLRPWEGMQRNIVSGDSKFTAIASASIVAKVSRDNLMERLGKKYSGYLLFKNKGYGTKEHLSIIKENGITNLHRKSFLQKSNLI, from the coding sequence ATGCAAGAAAAAAAAGAAGAAGATCCTCTGCAATTATTGAATAAAGTATCCGAAACTGGAATAGATGAAGTTGGCAAGGGAGCAGTTTTTGGTCCAGTTTTTTCGGCAGTTGTAGTTTTAACTAAAAAAAATAAATCTATCCTAAAAAAATTAGGTGTAATAGATAGTAAAAAATTAACTCAAAAAAAAAGACAATCACTTTTACCGAAAATTTTATTACTTTCTTCAGATTATGGAATTGGGCAATCTTCTGCCAGAGAAATAGATCATCTTGGCATCAGAGCAGCTACAGAACTTTCAATGATTAGAGCTTTAAAAAAACTAAAAAAGAAACCAGCTGAAATAATAATTGACGGGCCATTATTATTAAGGCCCTGGGAAGGAATGCAAAGAAATATAGTATCGGGAGATTCCAAATTTACCGCCATAGCTTCAGCAAGTATAGTTGCAAAAGTCTCTCGGGATAATCTAATGGAAAGGTTAGGAAAGAAATACTCAGGATACCTTTTATTTAAAAATAAAGGTTATGGGACGAAGGAGCATCTTTCAATTATCAAAGAAAATGGAATAACTAATCTTCATAGGAAAAGTTTTTTACAAAAATCAAATCTTATTTAA
- a CDS encoding DUF1997 domain-containing protein gives MMLSFDAKQKLKLSVTRNKEYLSKYLKEEERVVGAMLDSKKLVPEGEGRYKYTVTSFKVFQLDINPVVSIAVENKDGILRMSALESRLDGLGMIDDFNLVLKANLEATDLGLEGEALLGVSVSQPPLLKLVPKKILESTGHSVLNGILLGIKSRVQQQLVKDFLDWCKLNKI, from the coding sequence ATGATGCTGTCTTTTGATGCTAAGCAGAAATTAAAGCTTTCTGTAACACGAAATAAAGAATATCTCTCTAAGTATCTTAAGGAAGAAGAAAGAGTCGTTGGAGCAATGCTGGACTCCAAAAAATTAGTCCCTGAAGGAGAGGGTAGATATAAGTATACAGTAACAAGTTTTAAGGTTTTTCAATTAGATATTAACCCTGTTGTTTCAATCGCGGTAGAGAATAAAGATGGAATTTTAAGAATGAGCGCTCTTGAGAGCAGATTGGATGGTTTAGGAATGATAGATGACTTTAATCTTGTTTTGAAAGCTAATTTGGAAGCAACTGATCTTGGATTAGAAGGAGAGGCGCTGTTAGGGGTATCTGTGAGCCAACCCCCTCTTTTGAAGTTAGTACCAAAGAAAATTTTGGAATCTACTGGCCATTCGGTTTTAAATGGAATTTTGTTGGGTATCAAGTCGAGAGTTCAACAGCAATTAGTTAAAGATTTTTTAGATTGGTGTAAGTTAAATAAGATTTGA
- the pheA gene encoding prephenate dehydratase translates to MRKQVAYLGPKGTYAEKAAHILSKLANFQTPIFVPCNGLHSVIKSIAYNNCDAAVVPIENSVEGGVTATLDALWKFPDIYINKAIVLPIKHALISDGELSIISEVLSHPQALAQCSEWLSDNLPNAIPLPTKSTSEAVSMVKGSKFRAAIGSKSLIEIEGLKELAFPINDVPGNCTRFVLLSKEINLNSANIASFAFSLISNKPGALLESIKYIADYGFNMSKIESRPSKRELGEYIIYVDLELNKENNIGRFIELKNDLQPLCKNFVDFGNYFSENIELN, encoded by the coding sequence ATGCGCAAACAAGTTGCATATTTAGGTCCTAAAGGGACATACGCAGAAAAAGCAGCTCACATATTATCAAAGCTTGCCAATTTTCAGACACCTATATTTGTACCATGTAATGGGTTACATTCGGTTATTAAATCGATAGCCTACAACAATTGTGATGCTGCTGTAGTACCCATTGAAAATTCTGTAGAAGGCGGAGTTACAGCTACTCTTGATGCCCTATGGAAATTTCCTGATATATATATTAACAAAGCGATTGTGTTACCCATCAAACATGCATTAATTAGTGATGGTGAACTTTCAATCATATCTGAAGTATTATCTCATCCTCAAGCATTAGCTCAATGTTCAGAATGGTTATCTGACAATCTTCCCAATGCTATCCCTCTTCCAACAAAGTCAACCTCGGAAGCAGTTAGTATGGTGAAAGGGAGTAAATTTAGAGCAGCAATTGGTTCAAAATCATTAATTGAAATTGAAGGTCTTAAGGAATTAGCCTTTCCTATTAATGATGTTCCAGGAAATTGCACTAGATTTGTCTTACTAAGCAAAGAGATTAATCTTAATTCAGCAAATATTGCGAGTTTTGCTTTCTCATTAATCTCAAATAAACCTGGTGCTTTACTTGAATCTATAAAATATATTGCAGATTATGGATTTAATATGAGTAAGATTGAATCAAGACCTTCAAAAAGAGAGTTAGGAGAATATATCATTTATGTTGATTTAGAATTAAATAAAGAAAACAATATTGGACGTTTTATTGAATTAAAAAATGATCTTCAACCACTTTGCAAAAATTTTGTAGATTTTGGCAATTATTTTTCAGAAAATATTGAACTAAATTGA
- a CDS encoding methyltransferase domain-containing protein gives MLEFLLPLSFLIFCILILSVVWRVNARKYISSGTVASAYDAWTQDKLLERLWGEHIHLGFYASGGGDVDFREAKIQFVHKLVKWSGLDKLPKGSRILDVGCGIGGSSRILAKYYGFNVTGITISPAQVKRARELTPSGINCNFQVMDALDLKFEDGSFDAVWSVEAGAHMNNKTKFADEMLRTLRPGGYLALADWNSRDLRAYPPTFFEKLVLNQLLEQWVHPNFISINEFSNILRTNKYSSGKVISGNWNTYTNPSWYDSIIEGFRRPLVILSLGPLAILKSIREIPTILLMNWAFRKGLMEFGVYKCRG, from the coding sequence ATGCTTGAATTTCTATTGCCTCTTTCTTTTCTGATTTTTTGCATATTAATATTATCTGTCGTTTGGAGAGTAAATGCGAGAAAATATATTTCTTCTGGTACAGTTGCATCTGCATATGATGCTTGGACACAGGATAAATTACTTGAGAGATTGTGGGGAGAGCATATACACTTAGGGTTTTATGCATCAGGGGGGGGTGATGTTGATTTTAGAGAGGCTAAAATCCAGTTTGTTCATAAATTAGTTAAATGGAGTGGCTTAGATAAATTGCCAAAAGGATCCAGAATACTCGATGTAGGTTGTGGAATAGGAGGAAGTTCTAGGATTCTTGCAAAATATTATGGTTTTAATGTTACTGGAATTACAATTAGTCCTGCTCAAGTGAAAAGAGCAAGAGAACTCACTCCTTCAGGGATTAATTGCAACTTCCAAGTTATGGATGCTTTAGATTTGAAATTTGAAGATGGTTCATTTGATGCGGTTTGGAGTGTTGAGGCTGGAGCACACATGAATAATAAAACTAAGTTTGCAGATGAAATGTTGAGAACTTTGAGGCCTGGAGGGTATTTGGCATTGGCTGATTGGAACTCAAGGGATCTCAGAGCATACCCCCCAACTTTTTTTGAAAAGTTGGTGCTTAATCAATTACTTGAACAATGGGTACATCCTAATTTTATTAGCATTAACGAGTTCAGTAATATTCTTAGAACTAATAAATATAGTTCAGGTAAAGTGATTTCCGGAAATTGGAATACCTATACAAACCCTTCATGGTACGATTCCATCATTGAAGGTTTTCGAAGACCTCTAGTAATTTTGTCTCTTGGCCCATTAGCGATACTAAAATCCATAAGAGAGATCCCGACTATACTTCTTATGAATTGGGCATTTAGAAAAGGTTTAATGGAGTTTGGAGTTTATAAATGTAGAGGATAA
- a CDS encoding LON peptidase substrate-binding domain-containing protein, with product MGELSVRELPLFPLPDVVLFPQEILPLHIFESRYRIMLQSVLETDSMFGVIKWDTTSKTMAKVGCCAQIIKHQTSEDGRSNLITMGQQRFQILEIIRSTPFYSAMVTWISDDHVENLQKLDSQKDLVKEALSDVINLTSKLTNTKKNLPDKLPNNPMELSFWIGAHLGGPVAEEQQRLLEERDTYTRLQREYEMLDHTRKQLAARTALKESFPDIKEN from the coding sequence ATGGGAGAGCTCTCAGTAAGGGAATTACCTTTGTTTCCTTTGCCAGATGTAGTACTATTCCCACAAGAAATATTACCTTTACATATTTTCGAATCGAGATATAGGATCATGCTTCAGTCTGTTCTTGAAACAGACTCGATGTTTGGGGTTATAAAGTGGGATACAACATCTAAAACTATGGCTAAAGTTGGATGCTGTGCCCAAATAATAAAACATCAAACTTCTGAAGATGGTAGAAGTAATCTTATCACTATGGGACAACAAAGATTTCAAATTTTAGAAATCATTCGTTCAACCCCTTTTTATTCAGCAATGGTAACTTGGATAAGTGATGATCATGTTGAAAATCTTCAAAAACTCGATTCTCAAAAAGATTTAGTTAAAGAGGCACTTAGTGACGTAATTAATCTTACAAGCAAATTGACCAATACAAAGAAGAATCTGCCCGATAAATTACCAAATAATCCTATGGAATTATCATTTTGGATAGGGGCTCATTTGGGAGGACCTGTTGCTGAGGAGCAGCAAAGACTCCTTGAGGAAAGAGATACATACACTCGTTTGCAAAGAGAATATGAAATGCTTGATCATACAAGGAAGCAACTTGCTGCCAGAACAGCCCTAAAAGAAAGTTTTCCTGATATAAAAGAAAATTAA
- the rpsJ gene encoding 30S ribosomal protein S10 → MTAAIAQQKIRIRLKAFDRRMLDLSCDKIIQTADTTSASAIGPIPLPTKRKIYCVLRSPHVDKDSREHFETRTHRRIIDIYSPSAKTIDALMKLDLPSGVDIEVKL, encoded by the coding sequence ATGACTGCAGCAATTGCACAACAAAAAATTAGAATAAGATTAAAAGCATTTGATAGAAGAATGCTAGATTTGTCTTGCGATAAAATAATTCAGACTGCTGATACCACTTCTGCTTCAGCAATAGGTCCAATACCTTTGCCTACAAAAAGAAAAATTTATTGTGTCCTTAGGTCACCACATGTTGATAAAGATTCTAGAGAGCATTTTGAAACAAGAACTCATCGAAGAATAATCGATATTTATAGTCCCTCAGCAAAGACAATTGATGCATTAATGAAGTTGGATCTCCCTAGTGGAGTAGATATAGAAGTTAAACTTTAA
- the tuf gene encoding elongation factor Tu: MAREKFERNKPHVNIGTIGHVDHGKTTLTAAITNVLAKKGQAQAQDYGDIDGAPEERERGITINTAHVEYETEGRHYAHVDCPGHADYVKNMITGAAQMDGAILVCAATDGPMAQTKEHILLAKQVGVPALVVALNKCDMVDDEEIIELVEMEIRELLDSYDFPGDDIPIVQVSGLKALEGDSTWESKIEELMKAVDASIPEPEREVDKPFLMAVEDVFSITGRGTVATGRIERGKVKVGEEVEIVGIRDTRLTTVTGVEMFRKLLDEGMAGDNVGLLLRGVQKEDIERGMVLVKKGSITPHTQFEGEVYVLKKEEGGRHTPFFAGYRPQFYIRTTDVTGQITAFTSDDGSNVEMVMPGDRIKMTGELICPVAIEQGMRFAIREGGRTIGAGVVSKILK, encoded by the coding sequence ATGGCTCGCGAGAAGTTCGAAAGAAACAAACCACATGTCAACATAGGTACTATCGGCCATGTTGATCATGGGAAAACAACACTTACTGCTGCTATTACAAACGTATTAGCAAAAAAAGGTCAAGCTCAGGCTCAAGACTATGGAGACATTGACGGTGCTCCAGAAGAAAGAGAGCGCGGTATTACTATTAATACAGCTCATGTCGAATATGAAACTGAAGGTAGACACTATGCTCATGTAGATTGTCCTGGACATGCTGATTATGTGAAAAACATGATCACAGGAGCTGCTCAAATGGACGGAGCTATCCTAGTTTGTGCAGCCACCGATGGCCCTATGGCGCAGACCAAAGAGCATATTCTTCTAGCTAAACAGGTTGGGGTTCCTGCTCTTGTAGTAGCTCTGAACAAATGCGACATGGTCGATGACGAAGAAATCATCGAACTTGTTGAGATGGAAATAAGAGAACTATTAGATAGTTATGACTTCCCTGGAGATGATATTCCTATTGTTCAAGTTTCAGGTTTAAAAGCTCTTGAAGGAGATTCTACTTGGGAATCAAAAATTGAAGAACTAATGAAAGCAGTAGACGCTAGCATTCCCGAACCAGAAAGAGAAGTTGATAAACCATTCTTGATGGCAGTTGAAGATGTTTTCTCAATTACTGGTAGAGGAACTGTAGCTACTGGTAGAATTGAGAGAGGAAAAGTTAAGGTTGGAGAAGAAGTTGAAATTGTTGGAATAAGAGATACAAGATTAACAACTGTTACTGGAGTTGAGATGTTCCGAAAACTTCTTGATGAAGGAATGGCTGGCGATAACGTTGGTTTACTGCTTCGTGGTGTTCAGAAAGAAGATATTGAAAGAGGAATGGTACTGGTTAAAAAAGGATCTATTACTCCTCATACACAATTTGAAGGAGAAGTTTATGTCCTCAAAAAAGAAGAGGGCGGCAGACATACTCCTTTCTTCGCAGGTTATAGACCGCAGTTTTATATCAGAACAACTGATGTGACAGGTCAAATTACAGCATTTACCTCTGATGATGGATCTAATGTGGAAATGGTTATGCCTGGAGATAGAATCAAGATGACTGGAGAATTAATTTGCCCAGTAGCTATCGAACAAGGTATGAGATTCGCAATCCGCGAAGGTGGACGTACTATTGGTGCAGGAGTTGTTTCTAAAATTCTTAAATAA
- the fusA gene encoding elongation factor G, giving the protein MARDFPLERVRNIGIAAHIDAGKTTTTERILFYSGVVHKIGEVHDGAAVTDWMDQERERGITITAAAISTSWQDHRINIIDTPGHVDFTIEVERSMRVLDGVIAVFCAVGGVQPQSETVWRQADRYSVPRMVFVNKMDRTGADFLKVNKQIKDRLKANALPIQLPIGAEGDLTGIIDLVANKAYLYKNDLGTDIEEGSIPSDMEGQVAEWRNKLMESVAENDEELIEIFLETGELSEEQLKKGIREGVLKHGLVPVLCGSAFKNKGVQLVLDAVVDYLPAPVDVKPIQGVLPSGKEDVRPSDDNAPFSALAFKVMSDPYGKLTFVRMYSGVLSKGSYVMNSTKDAKERISRLVILKADEREEVDELRAGDLGAVLGLKNTTTGDTLCNTEDPIVLETLFIPEPVISVAVEPKTKGDMEKLSKALTALSEEDPTFRVSTDPETNQTVIAGMGELHLEILVDRMLREFKVEANIGAPQVSYRETIRSSSKGEGKYARQTGGKGQYGHVIIEMEPAEVGKGFEFVNKIVGGAVPKEYIGPASNGMKETCESGVLAGYPLIDVKVTLVDGSFHDVDSSEMAFKIAGSMAFKDGVKKCNPVLLEPMMKVEVESPDDFLGSVIGDLSSRRGQVEGQSVDDGLSKVQAKVPLAEMFGYATQLRSMTQGRGIFSMEFANYEEVPRNVAEAIISKNQGNS; this is encoded by the coding sequence TTGGCACGCGACTTTCCCCTAGAACGAGTAAGAAACATAGGTATAGCCGCTCATATTGACGCAGGGAAGACAACAACTACCGAAAGAATTTTGTTCTATTCAGGTGTTGTTCACAAGATAGGTGAAGTTCATGATGGCGCTGCCGTAACAGATTGGATGGATCAAGAAAGAGAAAGAGGAATAACTATCACCGCAGCAGCAATATCAACAAGTTGGCAAGATCACAGAATTAATATTATAGATACTCCAGGACACGTTGATTTTACTATTGAAGTTGAAAGATCAATGCGAGTCTTAGATGGAGTAATTGCTGTTTTTTGTGCGGTAGGGGGAGTTCAACCTCAATCTGAAACTGTATGGCGCCAAGCAGATAGATATTCTGTTCCAAGGATGGTTTTTGTAAATAAAATGGACAGAACTGGAGCGGATTTCTTAAAAGTTAATAAGCAAATTAAAGATAGGCTTAAGGCAAATGCCCTTCCTATTCAGTTGCCTATTGGAGCCGAAGGAGATCTGACAGGCATTATTGATTTAGTTGCTAATAAAGCTTATCTTTACAAAAACGATTTAGGTACAGATATTGAAGAAGGATCGATCCCATCTGATATGGAGGGGCAAGTTGCTGAGTGGAGAAATAAGTTGATGGAAAGTGTTGCAGAAAATGATGAAGAATTAATAGAAATATTTCTTGAAACAGGAGAGTTATCTGAGGAGCAACTAAAAAAAGGAATAAGGGAAGGAGTTTTAAAACATGGGTTGGTTCCTGTGTTGTGTGGGTCAGCTTTCAAGAACAAAGGTGTACAACTAGTACTGGACGCAGTTGTTGATTACTTGCCTGCTCCTGTTGACGTGAAACCAATACAAGGTGTTCTCCCTAGTGGTAAAGAAGATGTTAGACCTTCAGATGATAATGCCCCTTTCAGTGCGTTGGCTTTTAAAGTGATGTCTGATCCTTATGGAAAATTAACATTTGTAAGAATGTATTCAGGTGTTCTTTCAAAGGGAAGTTATGTTATGAATTCTACTAAAGATGCTAAGGAGAGAATTTCTAGATTAGTAATTCTAAAAGCTGATGAAAGAGAAGAAGTTGATGAATTGAGAGCTGGAGATTTAGGCGCTGTGTTAGGTCTTAAAAATACAACTACTGGAGATACTTTATGTAATACAGAAGACCCTATAGTTTTAGAGACATTGTTTATCCCAGAACCAGTTATCTCTGTTGCTGTTGAGCCAAAAACCAAAGGAGATATGGAAAAATTATCAAAAGCTTTAACTGCTTTATCTGAAGAGGATCCAACCTTTAGAGTAAGTACTGATCCAGAGACTAATCAAACTGTGATTGCCGGTATGGGTGAGTTACATCTAGAGATTCTTGTTGACAGAATGTTAAGGGAATTCAAGGTTGAAGCAAATATTGGAGCTCCTCAGGTCTCTTATAGAGAGACTATTAGATCTAGTTCTAAAGGTGAAGGTAAATACGCTAGACAAACTGGAGGAAAAGGTCAATATGGTCACGTAATAATTGAGATGGAACCTGCTGAAGTTGGCAAAGGTTTTGAATTTGTTAACAAAATTGTTGGTGGAGCGGTCCCAAAAGAGTACATTGGTCCTGCTTCTAACGGTATGAAAGAAACCTGCGAATCTGGCGTTCTTGCCGGTTATCCACTCATTGATGTAAAAGTAACACTAGTCGATGGTTCATTCCACGATGTAGACTCATCTGAAATGGCCTTTAAAATTGCAGGTTCCATGGCTTTTAAAGATGGGGTTAAAAAATGCAATCCCGTTCTTTTAGAGCCTATGATGAAAGTTGAGGTCGAAAGTCCTGACGACTTTCTTGGATCTGTAATTGGTGATCTCTCTTCTAGAAGAGGTCAAGTAGAAGGACAATCTGTTGATGATGGATTGTCTAAGGTACAGGCCAAAGTGCCTCTAGCCGAAATGTTCGGTTATGCCACACAACTCCGATCAATGACTCAAGGTCGGGGTATATTTTCAATGGAGTTCGCAAATTATGAGGAAGTTCCTCGTAATGTTGCTGAAGCTATCATTTCCAAGAATCAGGGCAACTCCTGA
- the rpsG gene encoding 30S ribosomal protein S7, whose amino-acid sequence MSRRNAAVKRPVLPDPQFNSRLASMMISRLMKHGKKSTAQKILSDAFSLISERTGGNPVELFETAVKNATPLVEVRARRVGGATYQVPMEVRQERGTAMALRWLVTFSRARNGKSMSQKLAGELMDAANETGSSVKKREDTHKMAEANKAFAHYRY is encoded by the coding sequence ATGTCACGTCGCAATGCAGCAGTAAAAAGACCAGTTCTTCCAGACCCTCAATTTAATAGCCGTCTAGCCTCAATGATGATTTCTAGGTTGATGAAACATGGTAAAAAATCAACTGCACAAAAGATTTTGTCAGATGCTTTTTCATTAATAAGCGAAAGAACTGGTGGTAACCCTGTGGAATTATTTGAAACAGCTGTCAAAAATGCTACTCCTCTTGTAGAGGTTAGGGCTAGAAGAGTCGGAGGAGCTACATATCAAGTACCGATGGAAGTTCGTCAAGAAAGAGGCACAGCAATGGCATTAAGATGGCTTGTTACGTTCTCTCGTGCAAGAAATGGTAAAAGTATGTCTCAAAAACTAGCTGGTGAATTGATGGATGCAGCAAATGAAACTGGAAGTTCAGTCAAAAAAAGAGAAGATACTCATAAAATGGCTGAAGCGAATAAAGCTTTTGCACATTACAGATATTAA